ATGTTTTAATCCCTGACATCCCAGTATTGATGTTTTAATCACAGACATCCCAGTATTGATGTTTTAATCACAGACATCCCAGTATTGATGTTTTAATCACAGATATCCCAGTACTGATGTTTTCATCCCTGATATCCCAGTACTGATGGGTTAATCCCTGATATCCCAGTACTGATGTTTTAATCCATGATATCCCAGTACTGATGTTTTAATGCCTGATATCCTAGTACTGATATTTCAACCCCTAATATCCCAATTCTTGTGTTAAAATCCCCGATATCCCAATATTCTGATGCTTTGAATAGCCAGGCATTATATAACCTCTTTGTAACACGTTGGTTGGTATCTAGGCACGGTATGGTCTGTTGATGGGAGGTCTCCGGAGTAGACGTCGGGTAAATAGCTAGAGAAATATTAAGCAGGCTACTGTTTAATTCACCACGATTATAGGCTTTGAATGTTTTGGCTAGATGTTGTATGTTTAGGCAATGATGTTATGTCTACCAATTACATGACTTTGTTTAATGTATTTACACACCCTACCACCACTTGGTGACTGATGCCAGGCGCCTGTAGAAAGTTTTCATATCAGTTTAATCACGAGGTGCATTGAATCAATATAACGCAGATTCCAATAAAGTGTCACCATAACTATCGTACTATGACGACACTCATACAAAATCGATTGTTTTCTAATTTGCATACATTTCAAGAGTCCTATGTTTGGCAATATGCCAGTGCAACCTTAGCTGATCAAATCGATATTTCAACCAAATAATTAATGGTTTGCGCAAATTGTGGGATTGACCTTTTACAATGCGGTATAGAAAGAATTATAGACCCCTCGAGGTGGCTAGGTTCGTCAGTAGCTAAGCACACATGTTGCAGTATGCGTCCCATTTGAATTACCAtgcattaatgatatattatctttatataatattcattCACAACATATTCCAGCTTTATTTCCACTTAAGGGCATTGgccatatttacatgtaaatatatgttagtTGTAACGATTTAGGATATTGGTGACACCATTGGTGATTTAGAATATCTAGTGTGAAGTAATTAATGTTAGTTGTAAGAATTTAAGGTCATTagcaatatttacatgtaaatatatgttacttgtaaAGATTTAAGGTCATTGGCCATattcacatttaaataaatattagaaGTAAAGATTTAGGACATTGGTGACACCATTGGTGATTCAGAATATCTAGTATGTAGTAATTAATGGTACAGTTTTACCTGGAACGTTTCGTTGTACGGAATTCCAGCATGTACTACATTTATTCTCTGGTACAAAACGATTTGAGACATTTATATAGCACGTGTGAAAGGTTCGGATGTGACATGATTTCACGTGTATTGAACTCGTGTTAACcgatgttgttattttcatgtAACGTAAGTTCGCTCCATTTTGTCCACtaagtaacattgatatattatTGCATCAAAATCAAAAACTAGAAACAGATCAGATATCCGGGTACTATGTTGgtttgatgtttgaaatttaaTCGTATCAGTTGCTCTTATCTAACATAGGAATGCCTTGTCATTGTTGTAGAGGTGCTGGAAATTAACCAACAGTTGTTTCagtagtacctgtattaattgTTGTATCGAGTGGTATTTGCTTTGACGTCCTTTCTTGCAGTTTAAAAATAAGCTACTTGTAGTTTTTGTGTAAAATTTGCTGTTTTGTGTCGCCTAAAACATCACATTGATAAACAAAGCGtagttttatattcattgttTGTACTGAATGACACCTTCGGTGCGATTTGAACCTTTGAATAATTACATGCATAGGTGTGCAGTTTCATTTTTGTGATACATTCTGAAGTACTTGTCGATGATTTAATGCGCACTTTTGTATATACTTTTGCTATCTGTGAAAGTTTAATTGATGCTTTTTTAGAGAACCTTTGAGCCATACTTTGCTGGGAAACATTAAACGTTGATATCAGGGttgatattaataataaatgtctatttTCGAATTAAGGTAGAAACCACCTGAAAATAACCTGTATATATCCGTAACTACTAATGATCACGTTAAGAAAGGATTTATCACACAATTCTGATATGACACACAGTCAGTAGATCGACACAAATTAtgaatataaaatgaatattacCGTGTTCGTACATGTGCTAATTAATGTTTTGTTCTCTCTAGACCGACCCCTCAAATAGAGCATACGCTTCGTATACCCCCGGACCGTGCCCTCGACCCCCTCCAATAGAGAGGGGGGCAACGTTTGCAGGCTTTGGGGCAGAAGATATGGATCCCTTTAccaaacagtattacaacaGGTTATGGAAATCCCGTGTCCCTTCTACACAAATGTTAGTATAGACTATGGAAATAACTATAAAACTATAAAATGTCATGGAAATATATACACTATAAAAGACCATGGAATCGTACGGACTATAAAAGGCCATGGAAACATATACtctaaaatacaatatcaatatatagacaatgaaatgtcatggctatatataaactataaaagGTCATGACAATATATAGACTATAAAAGGGCATGGCAATATATAGACTATAAAAGGGCATGACAATATATAGACTATAAAAGGGCGTGACAATATATAGACAATGAAATGCCATGGCTATATGTAAACTATAAACGGCCATGGCAATATCATCAACCTTCTACACCAGTGTATAATCACGATATTCTAATGGCACAGGGTCTGTATATGGTTCAACTCATCATTTTAcgtaaaattgtttttgttattgagCAGTaactttttatattatttcattataatgtATCGAATTGATATCAAGTATCTATCATCACAACCTGATCAGAATTTCATGTTACTTTCGATTGGTATCATGAGTACAAGCATTACTGTGTTATAACGTTTTAATAGGATATTTACGAACCTTTTAAAAGACATCCGACGGAAAAGGAGAAAATTCGAATAAGTGTAATGTATAATTCTCTGCCGCACAttggaaaataatgaaaatctgTGACCATAATACTGCCCTGAGGGAAATGAATTATGCTGAAAAAATGATACATATTTTTCTTGTTTGTGACCAACAGAAACTTAAATAGAATGGGTAGAGCAGGCGGCCGCTGGAGACACATAGATACATGTGTAGCGAACACTGGCAGTAACCTAGCTTTTATAGAAGGTAAGTTTACTTTACTTTTGTATATCGAGGAGGAAGATAATTATGTTGTCAACTATAAGTGTATCGGTATAaattaagaaaaagaaaacaatatctaGGCTATCCAGACAtagaaagaaaacaatatctAGGCTATCCAGACAtagaaagaaaacaatatctAGGCTATCCAGACAtagaaagaaaacaatatctAGGCTATCCAGACAtagaaagaaaacaatatctAGGCTATCCAGACAtagaaagaaaacaatatctAGGCTATCCAGACAtagaaagaaaacaatatctAGGCTATCCAGACATAGTAAGAAAGTGAATCTCCAAGCTAGTCAGACAGGGTAAGTAAATGACCAAAAGATTATACACATCACTtatgtttgtattaattttcaattccttgGAATACTTTACGACTTTTCGCCTCTGTTCAGGGACCGTCAAGCAGGTGGATAATGTGTTAACACAGCCGATACAGGAAAGCCCGTCGATGTTACCACGGTACTGTCAGCCCATGACGTTAGGTCGAGCTCCATCACCAGGTCGAAAATATTCCAAGGATACCATGTTTAATAAAAAAGCCAAGAATGGATTCAAATATTGGTACCAAGAACAAAAGCCAATAGACCGTAAGTATTAGACAGAAACTTCACTTCTTTTCTGAAAGACACCAGACTTTTTTTCTAATGCACATATGCATTCGTTTTGTTTTCTTCACAAAACTTTATTAAGTATATTCTTTTACCTAAAGTTTCATATAGAGaacaattataataaatattgtttgcaACTGTACTCTGTCtagaaaaacatttttcatgaTTTAGGCTATACAAATATTAGGTAGAAACGGCAGGAATCTTAAATGCAAGTTACAACAACAGGTTCACTATATGATGGTAAAGACAGGAAAACAAATGTAAGCCTTTAGGAAATAAATTAATGACATATTGTGACTTTTGATAGTTATATTACATCATAACATGGAACTCCCTATAGATgtgtaaaaatacattttgtccCCTTTCTTCatattgtgtatttatatatgattattattgGCAGTAAACTATTTTCCTGGCATAGTAAAGGCGTGATGAAAAAGTGAAGGTAAAAAGGAAgcgagaattttttttataaatattttataagcTTAATACTCACAATatgtatttatcatatgtaCTCTCCCCTattctctgtctctctctctctggaTAACAATATCATCCGTCAGATATAATGATGACAGGAATCTTCAACTGATGCAAAGACATATATTGGTGTGATGGGTCTTCTGCTTCTGCTTTGAGACTATTCGTTTACAGTAGcgaatataacatatactacAATATTTCTGGTCATCTCTGAATATTTTTCTGTTAGCCCCGccaaaaacataaacaatttcTGGTCAGCCgtgtataattttctttttagcCCTGCCTTGAAAATGTAATT
This DNA window, taken from Pecten maximus chromosome 3, xPecMax1.1, whole genome shotgun sequence, encodes the following:
- the LOC117323851 gene encoding uncharacterized protein LOC117323851 isoform X7 — translated: MPGSRPGSRVEDYTVYGPGYDGGYDVYPSDVYEARDGVMTPGMDRYGARTPNRGRESPLRRANSQMYRPMSRSTSRQEFGTQALRKHLDYLKQTDPSNRAYASYTPGPCPRPPPIERGATFAGFGAEDMDPFTKQYYNRLWKSRVPSTQINLNRMGRAGGRWRHIDTCVANTGSNLAFIEGTVKQVDNVLTQPIQESPSMLPRYCQPMTLGRAPSPGRKYSKDTMFNKKAKNGFKYWYQEQKPIDLASRFRLKARQVGLGY
- the LOC117323851 gene encoding uncharacterized protein LOC117323851 isoform X6; translated protein: MQHSGKDKDSDSDVHHTGQPCHVTFNISRMSYNQHHPRNTSNPIMYFVPSPRYPSDVYEARDGVMTPGMDRYGARTPNRGRESPLRRANSQMYRPMSRSTSRQEFGTQALRKHLDYLKQTDPSNRAYASYTPGPCPRPPPIERGATFAGFGAEDMDPFTKQYYNRLWKSRVPSTQINLNRMGRAGGRWRHIDTCVANTGSNLAFIEGTVKQVDNVLTQPIQESPSMLPRYCQPMTLGRAPSPGRKYSKDTMFNKKAKNGFKYWYQEQKPIDPSSRT
- the LOC117323851 gene encoding uncharacterized protein LOC117323851 isoform X11, coding for MTTFPPIDSHRYPSDVYEARDGVMTPGMDRYGARTPNRGRESPLRRANSQMYRPMSRSTSRQEFGTQTDPSNRAYASYTPGPCPRPPPIERGATFAGFGAEDMDPFTKQYYNRLWKSRVPSTQINLNRMGRAGGRWRHIDTCVANTGSNLAFIEGTVKQVDNVLTQPIQESPSMLPRYCQPMTLGRAPSPGRKYSKDTMFNKKAKNGFKYWYQEQKPIDLASRFRLKARQVGLGY
- the LOC117323851 gene encoding uncharacterized protein LOC117323851 isoform X9, which encodes MTTFPPIDSHRYPSDVYEARDGVMTPGMDRYGARTPNRGRESPLRRANSQMYRPMSRSTSRQEFGTQALRKHLDYLKQTDPSNRAYASYTPGPCPRPPPIERGATFAGFGAEDMDPFTKQYYNRLWKSRVPSTQINLNRMGRAGGRWRHIDTCVANTGSNLAFIEGTVKQVDNVLTQPIQESPSMLPRYCQPMTLGRAPSPGRKYSKDTMFNKKAKNGFKYWYQEQKPIDLASRFRLKARQVGLGY
- the LOC117323851 gene encoding uncharacterized protein LOC117323851 isoform X4; translated protein: MQHSGKDKDSDSDVHHTGQPCHVTFNISRMSYNQHHPRNTSNPIMYFVPSPRYPSDVYEARDGVMTPGMDRYGARTPNRGRESPLRRANSQMYRPMSRSTSRQEFGTQALRKTDPSNRAYASYTPGPCPRPPPIERGATFAGFGAEDMDPFTKQYYNRLWKSRVPSTQINLNRMGRAGGRWRHIDTCVANTGSNLAFIEGTVKQVDNVLTQPIQESPSMLPRYCQPMTLGRAPSPGRKYSKDTMFNKKAKNGFKYWYQEQKPIDLASRFRLKARQVGLGY
- the LOC117323851 gene encoding uncharacterized protein LOC117323851 isoform X1, coding for MQHSGKDKDSDSDVHHTGQPCHVTFNISRMSYNQHHPRNTSNPIMYFVPSPRYPSDVYEARDGVMTPGMDRYGARTPNRGRESPLRRANSQMYRPMSRSTSRQEFGTQALRKHLDYLKQTDPSNRAYASYTPGPCPRPPPIERGATFAGFGAEDMDPFTKQYYNRLWKSRVPSTQINLNRMGRAGGRWRHIDTCVANTGSNLAFIEGTVKQVDNVLTQPIQESPSMLPRYCQPMTLGRAPSPGRKYSKDTMFNKKAKNGFKYWYQEQKPIDLASRFRLKARQVGLGY
- the LOC117323851 gene encoding uncharacterized protein LOC117323851 isoform X8, coding for MPGSRPGSRVEDYTVYGPGYDGGYDVYPSDVYEARDGVMTPGMDRYGARTPNRGRESPLRRANSQMYRPMSRSTSRQEFGTQTDPSNRAYASYTPGPCPRPPPIERGATFAGFGAEDMDPFTKQYYNRLWKSRVPSTQINLNRMGRAGGRWRHIDTCVANTGSNLAFIEGTVKQVDNVLTQPIQESPSMLPRYCQPMTLGRAPSPGRKYSKDTMFNKKAKNGFKYWYQEQKPIDLASRFRLKARQVGLGY
- the LOC117323851 gene encoding uncharacterized protein LOC117323851 isoform X10, with amino-acid sequence MTTFPPIDSHRYPSDVYEARDGVMTPGMDRYGARTPNRGRESPLRRANSQMYRPMSRSTSRQEFGTQHLDYLKQTDPSNRAYASYTPGPCPRPPPIERGATFAGFGAEDMDPFTKQYYNRLWKSRVPSTQINLNRMGRAGGRWRHIDTCVANTGSNLAFIEGTVKQVDNVLTQPIQESPSMLPRYCQPMTLGRAPSPGRKYSKDTMFNKKAKNGFKYWYQEQKPIDLASRFRLKARQVGLGY
- the LOC117323851 gene encoding uncharacterized protein LOC117323851 isoform X5, producing the protein MQHSGKDKDSDSDVHHTGQPCHVTFNISRMSYNQHHPRNTSNPIMYFVPSPRYPSDVYEARDGVMTPGMDRYGARTPNRGRESPLRRANSQMYRPMSRSTSRQEFGTQTDPSNRAYASYTPGPCPRPPPIERGATFAGFGAEDMDPFTKQYYNRLWKSRVPSTQINLNRMGRAGGRWRHIDTCVANTGSNLAFIEGTVKQVDNVLTQPIQESPSMLPRYCQPMTLGRAPSPGRKYSKDTMFNKKAKNGFKYWYQEQKPIDLASRFRLKARQVGLGY
- the LOC117323851 gene encoding uncharacterized protein LOC117323851 isoform X2 — translated: MQHSGKDKDSDSDVHHTGQPCHVTFNISRMSYNQHHPRNTSNPIMYFVPSPRYPSDVYEARDGVMTPGMDRYGARTPNRGRESPLRRANSQMYRPMSRSTSRQEFGTQHLDYLKQTDPSNRAYASYTPGPCPRPPPIERGATFAGFGAEDMDPFTKQYYNRLWKSRVPSTQINLNRMGRAGGRWRHIDTCVANTGSNLAFIEGTVKQVDNVLTQPIQESPSMLPRYCQPMTLGRAPSPGRKYSKDTMFNKKAKNGFKYWYQEQKPIDLASRFRLKARQVGLGY
- the LOC117323851 gene encoding uncharacterized protein LOC117323851 isoform X3 encodes the protein MQHSGKDKDSDSDVHHTGQPCHVTFNISRMSYNQHHPRNTSNPIMYFVPSPRYPSDVYEARDGVMTPGMDRYGARTPNRGRESPLRRANSQMYRPMSRSTSRQEFGTQALRKHLDYLKQTDPSNRAYASYTPGPCPRPPPIERGATFAGFGAEDMDPFTKQYYNRLWKSRVPSTQINLNRMGRAGGRWRHIDTCVANTGSNLAFIEGTVKQVDNVLTQPIQESPSMLPRYCQPMTLGRAPSPGRKYSKDTMFNKKAKNGFKYWYQEQKPIDLNYFPGIVKA